The sequence below is a genomic window from Candidatus Zixiibacteriota bacterium.
CATCGGACATTCGGGAATGGTCAGAAGAACCTCGACTGTCACTTTGTCACCATCAATATCGACCTTCTTGATCATATCAAGATCGGTCAGGGATTTTCGGATTTCTGGATCGTCGATTGTTCCCAGAACTCTCATCACTTCGTTTTTATCTATCATTTGAATTCCTCATTAATTATAATTATCCTTTTCCGACAACATTGCCTAAATAACACATTGTCGTTTCCGGCACAATATGTTATCCGCAAAAAAATTGAATATCTTTGGATATTTATAATTTAGCGTGATTATCCGGTTCGGGCCGGGGAGACGACTTTTTCCCGGGAAACAGAATAACGAATATGATCAGGAAAATAACGGCCGCGGTTATGGCGGCGTCGGCGATATTGAAAATCCACCAGCGTTCGATCTGCCGCCCGAACAGGCTGAAATCGAAAAAATCGAAATCCAGAAAATCAATTACCTGACCGGTTCTGAGACGGTCGATAATATTGCCCAAAGCCCCCCCGGCGATGAGCCCCATCGGAATGGTCATTCGGTAATTTTCCCGGTTGGTCAGGAT
It includes:
- the lspA gene encoding signal peptidase II, translating into MPFLTTLVVIIADQFSKVWAVHFLADKGSYQVLGQFFQIRLVLNEGGALGTNFGSGTFYLISSILILIIVIYLILTNRENYRMTIPMGLIAGGALGNIIDRLRTGQVIDFLDFDFFDFSLFGRQIERWWIFNIADAAITAAVIFLIIFVILFPGKKSSPRPEPDNHAKL